The Agaribacterium sp. ZY112 genome includes the window GGGGTAATTGAATTAAATGCCGTTAACTTATCTTCAGGTACTTTACCTGCTAATAATAGGTCTTTACGGAATTGTGATGAGAGAGGAACGCCACCTATCCATACCCGTAATAGCAGATCAAAAAAAGCAGCGTCATTAATAGTGCCTAGTTTAGAGCTGTTTACAGAGATACTGACTTTGTCGTAATCACGCTGAATAGAAACAATGTCACCACGTACGAGGGTCACTTTGAGCATATTGCTGAACTTGGCCATGTTAGCGCTTTGTTTCTCTAGCTCAGAAGCGGAAGCGTTGATAGCCATGCCTTGAATCCACATACGCTTAAAACGGCGAGATGAAAGTCGATCAGCAAGGACGCGTACTTGTACTTCTTTTGGCTCTTGAGCTGTAAGAATTGCGCGAGCATCAGTCGATGGGCTTGTAACCAATAAAGCTCCAATAAAGGCTTCTTGGCCGAGCTCTGAATGACTAGCGATACCATTAATAATGGTTGATGCTTGCAGTAATGGGCTTAGAAGCAGGGCTATGGCAATAACGGGTAGCAATAAAGCGTGACGCAATGTCTTAGCTGGCTTTTGGGCATGGTGCATAAAGAGGTGCTCTTCTCTGTTGTTATCTTTCGTGGAAGTCTTTCATTTCAATGGCTTTTACTATGAATAGGTATTCAATTAACAGTAATTCCACGACAGCCGTAAATTAGCATGATATTCCTTTGGATATAAGGGGGCTTGGTAAGAACTTTACTAAATCTTCGTCTAAACGCAGTGACGGTTTTGTTCCTAGTATAGCCATTTCTCGCTGTCTTATTTAGATGACTAAAGCTAGAGCTTGAGGTCTAAATGTCGTTACAATGCATGCATCGTAAACCACTTGATACTGGTTTTAGTTGATCGATATTACTGATATGGATGAGATATGAACTCAAATTTACGCTTAGCTGCCGTGCTGGCAGCTTTAGTTGCGGTATGGATGCTTACAGGTTTCTTTAAAGCATCTAAAGAGGAAGAGAAACAAGAGCAGTCAGAAGAACAAGATTTATTTGAAGTTCAAGTTGCTGATAGCCAAGCTCAAGCGTTTCGCCGGCCCGTCTACTTAAGAGCTCGAAGTGAAGCCGAGCGGCGTGTAGCAGTTGCTGCTGAAGTTGATGGTCGAATACAAGCGACACCGCAAAAAGAGGGGCAGTGGGTTGAGCAGGGTGCGGTCTTGTGTAGTTTGGCAAGTGAAGATCGGCAATTGCGCTTAGAGCAAGCTCAAGCGCAGTTAAGCAAGGCGCAGTTAGATTACGATGCGGCCTCCAAGCTTAAGAGCAGTGGTTATCAAAGCCGTTCTCAAATTGCCGCAGCAAAAGCGAACCTTGCTGTGGCCGAAGCTGAATTAAAGCGTAACCAAAATGTACTTGATCACTTACAAGTTCGAGCGCCTTTTGCTGGAGTGCTTGAAAAACGCCATAAAGAAGTGGGTGACTTCATTCAGCGTGGCTCACCTTGCGCTACCGTGCTTGAGCTAGACCCTCTTGTTGTGAGTGGCCACTTAAGTGAACGTGATATTCGTTCTTTATCTTTAGGTGATAGTGCCCAGGTGCGTTTTATTGATGGCGAAGAACGCACAGGTCGTGTGCGTTATTTAGCAAGTTCTGCCGATGAGTTGACTCGCAGCTACCGAGTTGAAGTTGAAGTTGAGAATAAAGATCACAGCTTAGTCAGTGGATTAGCTGCCGATGTCAGTATTCATGCCGCTGAACTGCCAGCCCATTTAATTAGCCCTGCCTTATTAACGTTAATGGATAAGGGGGTGATTGGTGTTCGCAGCTTAGACGCAAATAACAAAGTGCAAATACATGAGGTTCAGTTACTCGCTGATGATAAAGAAGGTGTCTGGATCAGCGGTTTACCAGAGCAAGTTACATTGATTGTGGTAGGACAAGAGTATGTGAGCATAGGTCAGCAGGTACTTCCCGTAGAGCAACGCTCTAAAAAAGCCGTTGAGGTCGAGCTCGAACAACCTAATAAAGCATCTGAGCCAGAGCTTGAGTCTGAACAGGGTACTCAGTCATGAGTATCCTGACAAACGCGATCTCTCGCTCTCGCGCCACATTGAGCTTGATGTTACTTATTTTGATTGCGGGTTTTGCTTCGCGAATGAATATGGTCATTGAGGCTTTTCCGAACCCCACTGTGCCTGTGGTCATGGTGATGCTTATGCAAGATGGCGTATCCCCCGAAGATGGTGCGCGCTTATTAGTTCGGCCGGTTGAAAAAGAATTACGTACGATTGAGGGGGTTAAGGAAATTCGTGCGACCTCACGAGAAACAGTCTCTTATGTGGTCATTGAGTTTGAAGCTAATCAAGATGTAAAAAAAGCAGTGACCGATGTTAGGGCCGCGGTTGATAGAGCTAAGTCGGAACTCCCTTCCGGTGCTGAAGAGCCCCAAGTTAATGAAATTGCTGCGGACGATACCCCCACCATTGTTTTAGCTGTTTCTGGCGCGGTGCAAGAGCGAAGCATCTTTCAAACCTCACAGTTACTAAAGCGTGAAATCGAAGCCATGCCTTCGGTGCTGGAGGTTGATATGCGCGGACACAGTGATGAGATGATTGAGATCATTGTTGAGCCTGCCAAGCTTGAGTATTACGGCATTACCAGCAGTGAGCTATATCAAGCGATTCAAGCTAATAATCTATTAGTGCCTGCAGGGCAGATGGATACCGGCAAGGGGCGCTTTGCGATTAAAGTGCCTAGCCTCATTGAAACTCGCGAAGATGTTTATCGCCTTCCTATTCGTTCAAGTAAAGATGCCACCGTAACCTTGGGCGATGTTGCATCGGTGCGGCGAACCTTTAAAGATGCTTGGCAATTTTCTGCGATTAATGGCGAGCGCGCGGTTACTTTAAATGTTAAAAAACGTGTGGATGCTAATGACATTGAAGTGACCAAAGCCGTTAGAGCATTAGTTGCTGAACTTAAACCGCAGATTCCTCAGGGCATCAAGCTCGATTTTATGCTTGATCAGAGTGATTTCTCGATAGGCATGATCAACGAAATGCAGGGTAATATTCTAACGGCTATGGCTCTGGTGATGATTATTGTTATTGCGGCCTTGGGCTTTCGCTCCGGTTTATTGGTGGGAGCGGGGGTGCCGTTTTCCTTGTTGTTCTCGACCATTATTCTTTTGCAGCTTGGCTATTCGTTTAACTTTATGGTGCTATTTGGCATGTTGCTGGCGCTAGGTATGTTGATTGATGGCGCCATTGTGATTACCGAATTTGCAGATAGAAAAATGGCTGAAGGCCTTTCGAGCCGCGATGCCTATATATTGTCGGTTAAGCGCATGTTGTGGCCGGTAACAGCTTCTACCTCTACCACTCTTGCCGCCTTCTTACCTATTATGTTTTGGCCCGGTGTTGCTGGTGAATTTATGCGTTATTTACCGGTCACTGTATTTGCCGTATTACTGGGCTCTTTGTTATACGCCTTGTTTTTTGCTCCTATTGTTGGTGCTTTATTAGGTCGTAATAAAATGTCTGCTCAGACGCAAGCCTATCTCACGTGCATAGAAAATGATGCACCTGAAACTCTGCCGGGGGTTACGGGTATTTATGCTCGCTTTTTGTCATCGGTCATTCACCATCCATTGAGCTTCTTTTTTGCGGCTTGTTTGATTCTAGTTGGTATTTTTTCTGCCTACGCCAAGTTCAGTCCTGGGGTTGAGTTCTTTGTTAAAACCGAGGTCATTCAAGGTACGGTTGCTGTTCGAGCACAAGGCAACTTATCCGTTGATGAGGCGCGTGACATTTTTTCCGAGGTGGAAGAAAAAGTACTCGAGGTGCCTGGGGTGAAAGTGTTGTACTCGGTAGTAAGCCCTGGTTCACCTGTGCAATTTAGCCCAAGAGCGCCAGAGAAAGACCAAATTGGTGCAATGATGGTTGAGACCTATAAACCTGAGGAGCTAGGTTACAGTACCTTTAAAGTTTACGATGAAATAAAAGAAGCCACTAAAGGTATTGCCGGTGTTTATGTCAGTAGTGCGCCTTTAGAAGGAGGGCCACCGGTCGGTAAACCTATTCAAATACAGCTTACTGGTTTAGATCGTTCTTTATTATTAGCAACCGCCCGTCAGTTGCGTTCAGATTTGGAAGACGCTATTCCGGGTTTAAACGATGTAACAGACTCAACCCCTTTGCCTGGTATCGAGTGGGGCATAGAGGTGAATAAAGAAAAAGCAGCACAAGTAGGTGTCGATGTTATCGAGGTGGGTAATGCCATACAGATGTTAACTACGGGTGTAAAAATAGGTGAATATCGCCCCTCGGATGCCGATGACGAAATAGACATTCGTGTGCGCTTCCCCGAAAAGGAGCGCGGTATTACTGCAATCGATAGCTTGAAAGTAAATACTGTTAACGGGCCAACGGCCATAGCCGGTTTTGTTGAGCGTGTCGCTTTACCTCGAGTTGATAAAGTTGAGCGTATTGATGGACGTGAATTTGCGTTGGTTATGGCCGATGTAGACTCAGGTTTGGTAGCTGATAATGTGCTTAAAGAAGTGCAGACGTGGATGGAGCAGCATCCGCTCCCTAAAGGTGTGGAGCTTAGTTATCGCGGTGCTAATGAAGAGCAAGAAAAATCATTTTCATTTTTAACCACCGCATTTTTACTTGCTTTGTTTTTAATGTTTATCTTATTGGTTGCTCAGTTTAATAGCTTTTATCAGGCGGCATTAACTCTTTCTTCGGTTGTACTTTCTACAGCGGGTGTGTTTTTGGGCTTAATGCTTACCCAAAGCACTTTTAGTGTGATTATGACTGGGGTCGGTATTGTTGCCTTGGCCGGTATTGTGGTAAATAACAATATTGTTTTAATTGATACCTTTAATTATATTCGCCAGACTGATGATAAAACCTCGATAAAAGATGCTGCAATACTGGCGGCTACTCAGCGTTTACGCCCTGTCTTTTTAACCACTGTCACAACTATTTTAGGCTTATTGCCTTTGGCGACGGGTTTAAGTGTCGACTTGGTGAACCGTGAGTTTAATATGGGCGGTATCGTTGGTTCGTATTGGACTGCTTTAGCGAGTGCTATTGTCTATGGGTTGGTGTTTTCAACCGTACTAACTTTGGCCGTGACACCGACCATGTTGGTCTTGCCTAGTGTAATTAAAGCCGCTTTCCATCGTTATATTTATGTGCCTGCTAAACATTATTTAGTTAGCTTTTCGATGTTTAAGCGACGTGTTAATAAGGAGGCTGAGCAATGAGGATCTTAAGTGGACTGTGGTTGGTGCTTTGGTCTTTGCCAACCTTGCTGTTGTCTGTACTGTTGGTGCTTGCTTTACCTATGGCGGTGTTTGCGCTTCTAGGCTTGCAAGCTTTGGTGTTGATAATAGCGGCACTAGGTGCTTTATGTGCGTTGGTTTTGTGGCTGGTTTGCTTACTTGGTTGGTTGCGTGGTTGGTACCTCAGTTGGGTGGTGGCGATGATGGGCGCGTATCTGTCTGTTTTTGTACTTGGCTTAGTATTAGCTGCGGCCGTGTTTAACCTACCATTTGATGCTAGCGGAGCCCTTAGTCTTGTTGCGCTCTTTGTTTTGTTGAATCTTGGCTTACGTGTGCAGGTAAAACTTCAATCTCAAGATATGAGAGATGCTTACGCCGTCGAGCAACATATCTCTTAAGTCTCGGCTATGCTTATAGGAATACTGCCTATTCCTATAAGCCATATCTTTAAGCCATGACGACTGAATCCTCTCCTTGTTTTAACGACCTTAATATTAAGCTTGGTCAGGTTGTGCAAATCCATCCTGACCCTGCTCAGCCTCAAGCTCGCTGTGATTGTTTATTAGTAGGTAGCTTGCCCGGTGAGAGTATTTTAATAACTGCAGCGCCGGGTGCTGAAGATTTTCCTCATCTAGAAGTCGGTCAGCAAGTGGTTATACGAGTGATGTCGGCCAATGGTGTGGCCTTGTTTCAAACGTGTGTTCTATTTATATCCGATATGCCGGTGTTTATGGTGTATCTCGATTTCCCTCAAGCTGTGCAGTTTCGTATGGTTCGCAGCGCCTCTCGAGTTGAAGTTGCTTTACCTGTGCTGGTTTATAGCCTTAGTTGTCCAGCTCAAAGTGGGGTTGCTGGAAAAATTGCAGATATTAGTTTAGGCGGTGCCGGCTTAGAGCTCTACGAAGATGTAGGGGAGGCTGGTGATCTCTTAGAGTTAAAAGGTAAATTTGACGTTGGCGGTATACGCCGTACAGTTAAATTAAAAGCTGAGATTAAAAATAAAAAAGCTCGTGCCAGCGGTAATACCAGCTATGGCATTGCCTTTAGTGAATCTGATGAGGAAAAGCTCTTGGTTTTATTTGGTTTTATTTTTAACTCCATGGCTTTTGGTGATGTACAGAGCGTGTCTTAAGACTTTTGCCGGCCTATTGGTTTTATTAGTGGCATATAGCCCTTGGCTTAGTGCTTTGGATGAAGACCGCCTGTGGTTGCCTACAAATTATGAGCGTTTGTATTTAGACCTTAAAGCCTCAGCGGAGGCCGCTGAGCGAGTACCTCGTTGTAAAACAGTTATTCGTGGCACTTTGGATTTAGAGCAGAGCGAAAAAAATAAGCCTATTTTTCGTATTCAGTGCCGCCAAGAAAACGGCCGAACCTATAACGAGCTTGTTGATGGTACAAGCTACCAAACATTAACAACACCTTACGAAGAAGAAAAAGAGCTCACAGAAGAAGAGAAACAGGCTTTAGCTGCGGAGCAAGAGCGCTTAAGGCTTTTGGCCATTGCTGAAGAAAAAGAGGCTATGCACGCTTCGTGTATGCGCTTGTTTAAAGAAAGAACGGCCTTATTTGATGCATTAGTTCTTGTTGATGAGGGGCGTGAGCCTGAGCAGTATGAGTCGGGCACTGCTTTGTTTCGTTTCCAATTTGATGCGGTGGATGTGTATAAACAAGCACTAAAATACAGTGCATTGTGTCAGATTGAGGAAGGACTGGCGACTAAGCTTGTGGTTCGCAAGCGCAGGGCTCAAGATAAAAACCAAGCTAAGCCATAACAAGCAGCTATTTACAGCTATAAATAGCTGCATTAGAAACTGAGTAGATCTAGCTAAAACCTTATTGTATTTCTAGGTTTTGTACTGTTATTTGCCTGTTTTAGCTTCTTGTGTTTTTATCCTTTCATGTTTTTGTGATATCAGTTGTATCTTCATTAACTCAGCACTGAAAGTTTATACATTTGTTCTAAACTCAAGTGATAGGTGAGTGCTTAGAGGGCCTTCACTGAAAATAAAATGGATTCTTTATGCAAACACCTACGTATGGAGCTATGGCGGACCTGTTTGATCAGTATCAGCAGCTTCGATCGTATACTCAAGGGCTATGTGAACGTTTAAGTGCTGAAGATATGCAAGTGCAAAGCATGCCTGATGCCAGCCCTGCTAAATGGCACCTAGCCCATACAACGTGGTTTTTTGAGACCTTTATTCTTAAAAAATACCTAGCTAACTACCAAGTATTTAACCCTCACTTTGCCCATCTTTTTAATTCTTATTATGAGAGTGCAGGTACTCGCCACGCGAGACCTAAGCGGGGTTTATTGACTCGCCCTAGTATTGAACAGGTTTTCGCCTATCGCGCTTATGTTGACGAGCAAATGTTCAGTTGTTTACAGCAAGCGGAAGCGAATACCTGTGATATTGCAGAGGTAGAAATGTTGCTGCAAACAGGCTTGCACCACGAGATGCAGCATCAAGAATTATTGTTAACAGATATTTTGCATCTATTTAGTTGTAATCCCATGCAAGAGGCGATTTTTGCCAGTGCCCAGCTAGAATTGCAGGCGCAAGCGCCCGATTTAGGTTTTATTGATGTGCCTGCCGGAATGCATCGAGTGGGTTATAGCGGTCAGGCTTTTGCGTATGACAATGAAGGCCCGGCTCATGATGTATATCTAGGCAGCCATCGGCTTGCTAATCGTTTAGTCACCAATGCCCAATGGCTTGAGTTTATGGAAGACGGCGCTTACCAAGAGCCTCTACTGTGGCTGAGCGATGGCTGGGCCACCGTACAAAAGTTCGGTTGGCAAACTCCCGAATATTGGCAGAAACAAGATTCAATATGGTTTCAATATGGTTTGGATGGTTTAAAGGCGATTGATCCAAATGCACCGGTTTGTCATATAAGTTTTTATGAAGCCGATGCTTTTGCACGTTGGTCAGGCAAGCGTATGCCTCATGAGCATGAACTTGAGTGCGCAAGCCTCAGGGCTATAGAGCAAGGCATAGAGCCCCATACAGGTAATATATTGCAGTGTGAATACTGGCGTCCACAAGCAGCTCAGGCGGGCGCTCAAGGTATACAGCAGTTGTGGGGAGACGTATGGGAGTGGACTCAAAGCAGTTATCACGCCTATCCGCATTATAAAGCGGAGCAGGGGGCTTTGGGGGAGTACAACGGCAAGTTTATGAGTAATCAGTATGTGCTTAAAGGTGGTTCATGTGTCACCCCTCAAGCGCAACTTCGGGCAAGTTATCGCAACTTCTTTTATCCTCATCATCGATGGCAGTTTACAGGGCTTCGTTTAGCTGAGGACGCATAAATTCTTAGAGCATAAGAGCAGGAGGCACTATGGGGCTAGCAGTAGAAAAACTCAATGTGGAAGCAGAAAAGCATAGATCGAAATGTGAACAATGTCAGAGTCTAGATCCTGAGTTTTTACAGGATGTATGGCAGGGTTTGTCGGAAAATAAAAAGCGCTTGTCGCCTAAGTATTTTTACGATGAACGAGGCTCTCAATTTTTTGATGATATTTGCGCTTTAGCTGAGTACTACCCTTATCGTACCGAGTTAACAATGTTGCCTGAGGTCGCGAAGCAGCTTGTCAGTTTGTTAGATGATGACCTGACCATCGTTGAGTTTGGTGCCGGCTCTCTAATAAAAATTCGTCCGTTGTTAAAAGAGATGAAGCAAGTGCGAAGTTTTATTCCGGTAGATGTAAGTGGCGAGCATTTATATCAATCTGCTCGTGCCCTAAGGCATGAATTTCCAGATGTAAGAGTCAAACCTCATGTTGCTGATATGTGTGCACCGGGGCAGTTGCCATCAACCAAGCATAAAAAGATGGGATTTTTTCCGGGTTCTACCATCGGTAATTTTGATGCGGTAGATGCTGTACAGTTTCTCAAAAGTGTACGTGAAAGTTTGGGGGCTGAAGCCAAGCTATTAATTGGTGTGGATACCAAAAAGTCTCCCGCTATTTTGCACCGGGCTTATAATGATCAACGTGGTATCACAGCCTCTTTTAACTTAAATGTGCTGCGTCGTTTAAATAACGAACTTGATTCAGATATCGATTTACGCCAATTTGAGCACTATGCGTTTTATAATGCCTCGCAAGGTTGTATAGAGATGCACCTTGTCAGCACCTGCTATCAAGAGTTTAGTGTTGCAGGGCGCTCATTCTCAATGCATGCTGGTGAGAGCATCCATACAGAAAATTCCTATAAATACACGCCCGAGCAATTTCAGCACTTAGCTGCGCAAGCCGGTTGGCAAATTCAAGAGAAGTGGTTAGCCGATGGAGATATGTTTAGTATCTTTCTCTTAAGTGCAGATTAAGTGTAAGCAGCGAACACTATGCAAAGGCCTTAGCTAGCGACAAGCTAGGACAGAGAACACATTGAAAGATATAGAGTACCAATTACTAAGCGCTTTCTCAGGTGTGGGCTGCAAAGGCAGCCCTCATCGAGTCATCATTAACTCTGGAGCCATCGACGAGGCACAGTACCTAGATTACAGCAGCGAAGTTAGTCCAGATATCGTTGTTGTTATTCCCGAAGAGCAAATCAACAGCACTGACATCAGCCCACGTATTTTTCACCATGGCCAAGAAGTTCTTTTTTGTGGCTCTGGGGCGATGGCCTGTGCTTGGATGCTTTATTCCAGGCTTGAGCAGCAAGAGCCGTTGCAAAATAATCCTAAGTTTAAGATTCATCTGCCCAATAAAGATCTAAGTGTGCTTAAGACGGCTAAAGGTTTGAGTATGGAGGTGAATGCCGCATTACAGGCTAAACGTGTGCGTATTGGCCCGTGGGAGGCGATCTTGCGCCACCAGGTACTCGACAGTGTTGAGGTTGCTGCTCATTACGTTATTGTTGAAATTGAAAGTGCGGCAGAGCTTCGTTATCTCAGACCCAATTTAAAGCAGCTATGTCGCTACACGAATAAAGCCTTAATCGTGACGGCCTTAGGGCGAGCGGATTATCGTGAAGACTATTGTATGCGCTATTTTGCTCCTCAGTTTGGCAACGATGAAGATAGCGCGACGGCGTCAGCAAATAGTTATTTGATGAAGTATTGGCAATTAAAGCTCAATAAAAACCGCTTACAAGGACGCCAGCTCAGCAATTTAGGAGCATTATTCTCGGGTACCGTACGTGGTTCTCACGTGAGTTTGAGTGGCAAATTTGTTGCTCGAACTTAGACTGCTGGGGTACAAATATTTGAAGCTAGGCCAGTCGCACTAGCTTCAAATCACCGGGCTTAGTCTGCTGTACGTTCTTTGATATAAAGATCGTAATCTGGAATGTGGCGCTCATAGGTGGAAGAGATAAGCGGCGATGTGATGACAAAGTCCGCTGATGCTGGATTACAAGCTACGGGGATATTCCATGCGGCTGCAAGGCGTAACAAGGCCTTGACATCAGGGTCGTGAGGCATGGGTTCAAACGGGTCCCAGAAAAAGATTAGAACATCAATATCGCCTTCAGAAATTTTTGCGCCAATTTGCTGGTCACCACCGAGTGGGCCGCTAATGTACTTATGTACCTTGAGGCCCAGTGCTTTTTCCAGAGCATAACCTGTGGTACCTGTAGCATATAGCGCGTGGGTACTAAGCTCTTCGCGATTCTTTGTGGCCCACTCGTTAAGTACAGGTTTCATATTGTCATGAGCAACTAAGGCAATATTTTTGTTCTTGTGTAGGGGGGCAAGTTTGGTTTTCAAGCGCAACTCCTTGTTGGTCTTGTTTTCGGCGTATTGATCGCTATTTGATCAGCGCTCTAATGCATTGATTTTACTACATATTAGGCCGCTGCATGGGGATTGCTAGCGCTTTTTAGCGCAAATGAAAAAAACTTAAAATAAGTGTTGACTCTAAAGTGCTCTATACCTATTATACGCGCCCTCTGACGAGGTCAGCACATGTCGGAGAGTAACGCACTCGTAGCTCAGCTGGATAGAGTACTCGGCTACGAACCGAGCGGTCGAAGGTTCGAATCCTTCCGAGTGCGCCATATATAAAAAGGCCCAAGCGAAAGCTTGGGCCTTTTTTGTTTGTGCAATGAAAATCTTATGCTTGAATTTTTTTGAGCCGTCTTGATTGCCCCTTATAGCTCTTCAGCAAAACACTCGTTATAACTTGTACAGCTTTCGCAGCTGGGTGAACGGCATACATAGTGGCCGCCTTGTTCACAGAGCTGTTTATAAAAGAACTTTTTCCAACGCATGTTCTTGTTGTTTTTAGTCGCGAGACTGTGAAAGTTATTGAGTAGTAGTAGTTTTAAGTCGCTACGGCTTTGTAAGCCTAGGGCTCGCCATAAATGGGCACTGCCTAAGCTGGCTAAGCTTATAATCTGAGCCAGCCACAGCTCCACTTCATGCTCACCGTTACGGGCGCTTATAAGTAACTGGTTTAGGTCTTGTGCTTCTTGCTTTCTAAGCTCTTTGAGTTCGAGTAATAAGTCGTCGTTTTTTTTAAGCGCAGGTGGTGCGTGCTTGTAGTTTAAATGGCAAAAATTTAAGAGTTGCAGCTTTTGCTCTTTCTGTAAGCCTAAGCAGGAGCTTAAGCCAGTTAAGCCCTGAGCTTGAGACTTAATAATGCCTTGTAGCATTCTTATGTTTTCAACTTGGCGTAGCAGTTTGAGCTTATTACTACTGAGCTCACTTGTTCTTTGGTTTAAATTGGCTACTTGGTTCATAAGTCTGTTAATCCTGCTCCATGACCATAGCCAGCTTTTCTGGATAGATACCTGTCAGTGAGCCCGGAGGGTTAAACGCAATGCCAAAGCTATCGAGAATAGCCATCTCAACAGGGCAGACACTGGCACATTGAGGGTCGGCATAATCACCCACACATTCGGTGCATTTATCAGCCCTGACCATCATTTGCTGGTCGCCTTCATAGATGGCCTGGCTTGGGCACACATCTAAACAGCCCCAACAACTGACACACGCGTCTACAATTTTTACTGCCATAAACCGAACTCCTGCTTTATTAAGCGAGTTGATGGGTAGGCTCTGCCTGAACGGCGTCTTCTAGCTGCCTACTCATAGCCATAAGTGCCTCGTCGATCGTGTCCATAGCGAAATCGCTGCTCGGTTTGATACCGGCGGCTTCTAGTTTTTGCCAAGGGCCAAAACCAATTTTTGCGCAGAGAACAGCGGCACAACCTTCAAGGCTTTGTATGGCTTGTTCAAGTAGCTGTTCGCGTTCATCACAGTGCTCTGTGCCCGAGCAATAAGCCTCGATTGAACGCCGGCCTACAAAGTTCACACTCTGTGGGCCAGCGCGATATATTAAAAATTCCTTGGCATGGCCAAAATGTTGATCGACCAAATGAGATCCTTTACTCGCCACTGCAATTAAGGGGGCTGAGCTGGTCAAGCTGGTGTGATTCTGGTTTGCCGTATGGCGCTCCGGCGTGGCCTTGTATGTGGCCTCTGTCGATATGTGTTGTTGCTCTTGTTGTTCGAGCTTGGCTAGGCTGAACTCTGCACCTCTGTCTTCATCTAACATGCCTACGGCATCGGCGCGGCACTGGCGGCAGTGTCGCATTAACTTCATATCCATGCCGCAGGTAGCTTGCGCCTGCTCTAGCTCTGCTGCGGTTGGGCTGGCATGGCCCATAACACCAAAATAGGAACCGTGTTCTTTTTCAGCAATCAGCGGCATTAAATTATGCAAAAAGGCGCCGCGCTTTTTGATTTCTTGACTTAGCTCACCTAGGTGTTGGTCATTAATACCTGGTATTAACACTGTATTTACTTTAACCAATACTCCGCGTTCGCTGAGTAGGCTTAGGCCTTTGAGTTGTTGCGCAATTAATATCTTGGCGGCCTTCTCGCCTCGTATACGGCGATGATTCCAATATATCCACGGATAAATCTTGGCACCTATAGCTGGATCAAGACAATTGATGGTAATTGTCACATGATCGATATTAAATTCACAAAGTTCGTCAATTAGGCTGGGTAGCATCAAGCCATTGGTTGATAAACACAGTTTCAGTTCGGGTTGTTGTTCTGTTAGTAGGCGAAAGGTTTCAAAGGTGCGTTTGGCATTAGCAAGGGCGTCACCGGGCCCAGCAATACCAAGTACACTGAGTTGAGGGATCTCAGCAGCGACGGCCTTCACTTTTTTAAGACCT containing:
- the egtD gene encoding L-histidine N(alpha)-methyltransferase codes for the protein MGLAVEKLNVEAEKHRSKCEQCQSLDPEFLQDVWQGLSENKKRLSPKYFYDERGSQFFDDICALAEYYPYRTELTMLPEVAKQLVSLLDDDLTIVEFGAGSLIKIRPLLKEMKQVRSFIPVDVSGEHLYQSARALRHEFPDVRVKPHVADMCAPGQLPSTKHKKMGFFPGSTIGNFDAVDAVQFLKSVRESLGAEAKLLIGVDTKKSPAILHRAYNDQRGITASFNLNVLRRLNNELDSDIDLRQFEHYAFYNASQGCIEMHLVSTCYQEFSVAGRSFSMHAGESIHTENSYKYTPEQFQHLAAQAGWQIQEKWLADGDMFSIFLLSAD
- a CDS encoding PhzF family phenazine biosynthesis protein; this translates as MKDIEYQLLSAFSGVGCKGSPHRVIINSGAIDEAQYLDYSSEVSPDIVVVIPEEQINSTDISPRIFHHGQEVLFCGSGAMACAWMLYSRLEQQEPLQNNPKFKIHLPNKDLSVLKTAKGLSMEVNAALQAKRVRIGPWEAILRHQVLDSVEVAAHYVIVEIESAAELRYLRPNLKQLCRYTNKALIVTALGRADYREDYCMRYFAPQFGNDEDSATASANSYLMKYWQLKLNKNRLQGRQLSNLGALFSGTVRGSHVSLSGKFVART
- a CDS encoding methylglyoxal synthase, whose protein sequence is MKTKLAPLHKNKNIALVAHDNMKPVLNEWATKNREELSTHALYATGTTGYALEKALGLKVHKYISGPLGGDQQIGAKISEGDIDVLIFFWDPFEPMPHDPDVKALLRLAAAWNIPVACNPASADFVITSPLISSTYERHIPDYDLYIKERTAD
- a CDS encoding nitrogen fixation protein NifQ produces the protein MNQVANLNQRTSELSSNKLKLLRQVENIRMLQGIIKSQAQGLTGLSSCLGLQKEQKLQLLNFCHLNYKHAPPALKKNDDLLLELKELRKQEAQDLNQLLISARNGEHEVELWLAQIISLASLGSAHLWRALGLQSRSDLKLLLLNNFHSLATKNNKNMRWKKFFYKQLCEQGGHYVCRSPSCESCTSYNECFAEEL
- a CDS encoding 4Fe-4S dicluster domain-containing protein, producing MAVKIVDACVSCWGCLDVCPSQAIYEGDQQMMVRADKCTECVGDYADPQCASVCPVEMAILDSFGIAFNPPGSLTGIYPEKLAMVMEQD
- the nifB gene encoding nitrogenase cofactor biosynthesis protein NifB translates to MDLTIIARSSDSPPADQCPSTSCPSSATSSSDIPEHIQKKIENHPCYSEQAHQKFARMHLAVAPACNIQCNYCNRKYDCSNESRPGVVSEILTPAQGLKKVKAVAAEIPQLSVLGIAGPGDALANAKRTFETFRLLTEQQPELKLCLSTNGLMLPSLIDELCEFNIDHVTITINCLDPAIGAKIYPWIYWNHRRIRGEKAAKILIAQQLKGLSLLSERGVLVKVNTVLIPGINDQHLGELSQEIKKRGAFLHNLMPLIAEKEHGSYFGVMGHASPTAAELEQAQATCGMDMKLMRHCRQCRADAVGMLDEDRGAEFSLAKLEQQEQQHISTEATYKATPERHTANQNHTSLTSSAPLIAVASKGSHLVDQHFGHAKEFLIYRAGPQSVNFVGRRSIEAYCSGTEHCDEREQLLEQAIQSLEGCAAVLCAKIGFGPWQKLEAAGIKPSSDFAMDTIDEALMAMSRQLEDAVQAEPTHQLA